Proteins co-encoded in one Homo sapiens chromosome 6 genomic scaffold, GRCh38.p14 alternate locus group ALT_REF_LOCI_3 HSCHR6_MHC_DBB_CTG1 genomic window:
- the RPP21 gene encoding ribonuclease P protein subunit p21 isoform 2 (isoform 2 is encoded by transcript variant 2; The RefSeq protein has 1 substitution compared to this genomic sequence), translating to MAGPVKDREAFQRLNFLYQAAHCVLAQDPENQALARFYCYTERTIAKRLVLRRDPSVKRTLCRGCSSLLVPGLTCTQRQRRCRGQRWTVQTCLTCQRSQRFLNDPGHLLWGDRPEAQLGSQADSKPLQPLPNTAHSISDRLPEEKMQTQGSSNQ from the exons ATGGCGGGGCCGGTGAAGGACCGCGAGGCCTTCCAGAGGCTCAACTTCCTGTACCAG GCCGCCCATTGTGTCCTTGCCCAGGACCCCGAGAACCAGGCGCTGGCGAGGTTTTACTGCTACACTGAGAGGACCATTGCGAAGCGGCTCGTCTTGCGGCG GGATCCCTCGGTGAAGAGGACTCTCTGTCGAGGCTGCTCTTCCCTCCTCGTCCCGGGCCTCACCTGCACCCACCGCCAGAGAC GCTGCAGGGGACAGCGCTGGACCGTACAGACCTGCCTAACATGCCAGCGCAGCCAACGCTTCCTCAATGATCCCGGGCATTTACTCTGGGGAGACAGGCCTGAGGCCCAGCTCGGGAGCCAAGCAG ATTCCAAACCACTACAACCCTTGCCAAACACAGCCCACTCCATTTCAGACCGCCTTCCTGAGGAGAAAATGCAGACTCAGGGTTCCAGTAACCAGTGA
- the TRIM39 gene encoding E3 ubiquitin-protein ligase TRIM39 isoform 1 (isoform 1 is encoded by transcript variant 1), translating to MAETSLLEAGASAASTAAALENLQVEASCSVCLEYLKEPVIIECGHNFCKACITRWWEDLERDFPCPVCRKTSRYRSLRPNRQLGSMVEIAKQLQAVKRKIRDESLCPQHHEALSLFCYEDQEAVCLICAISHTHRAHTVVPLDDATQEYKEKLQKCLEPLEQKLQEITRCKSSEEKKPGELKRLVESRRQQILREFEELHRRLDEEQQVLLSRLEEEEQDILQRLRENAAHLGDKRRDLAHLAAEVEGKCLQSGFEMLKDVKSTLEKNIPRKFGGSLSTICPRDHKALLGLVKEINRCEKVKTMEVTSVSIELEKNFSNFPRQYFALRKILKQLIADVTLDPETAHPNLVLSEDRKSVKFVETRLRDLPDTPRRFTFYPCVLATEGFTSGRHYWEVEVGDKTHWAVGVCRDSVSRKGELTPLPETGYWRVRLWNGDKYAATTTPFTPLHIKVKPKRVGIFLDYEAGTLSFYNVTDRSHIYTFTDTFTEKLWPLFYPGIRAGRKNAAPLTIRPPTDWE from the exons ATGGCAGAGACAAGTCTGTTAGAGGCTGGGGCCTCTGCAGCCTCTACAGCTGCGGCTTTGGAGAACTTACAGGTGGAGGCGAGCTGCTCTGTGTGCCTGGAGTATCTGAAGGAACCTGTCATCATTGAGTGTGGGCACAACTTCTGCAAAGCTTGCATCACCCGCTGGTGGGAGGACCTAGAGAGGGACTTCCCTTGTCCTGTCTGTCGAAAGACATCCCGCTACCGCAGTCTCCGACCTAATCGGCAACTAGGCAGTATGGTGGAAATTGCCAAGCAGCTCCAGGCCGTCAAGCGGAAGATCCGGGATGAGAGCCTCTGCCCCCAACACCATGAGGCCCTCAGCCTTTTCTGTTATGAGGACCAGGAGGCTGTATGCTTGATATGTGCAATTTCCCACACCCACCGGGCCCACACCGTTGTGCCACTGGACGATGCTACACAGGAGTACAAG GAAAAACTGCAGAAGTGTCTGGAGCCCCTGGAACAGAAGCTGCAGGAGATCACTCGCTGCAAGTCCTCTGAGGAGAAGAAGCCTGGTGAGCTCAAG AGACTAGTGGAAAGTCGCCGACAGCAGATCTTGAGGGAGTTTGAAGAGCTTCATAGGCGGCTGGATGAAGAGCAGCAGGTGTTGCTTTCACGACTGGAAGAAGAGGAACAGGACATTCTGCAGCGACTCCGAGAAAATGCTGCTCACCTTGGGGACAAGCGCCGGGACCTGGCCCACTTGGCTGCCGAGGTGGAGGGCAAGTGCTTACAGTCAGGCTTCGAGATGCTTAAG gATGTCAAAAGTACCCTGGAAAA GAATATTCCTAGAAAGTTCGGAGGCTCACTCTCAACGATCTGTCCACGGGATCATAAGGCTCTCCTTGGATTAGTAAAAGAAATCAACAG ATGTGAAAAGGTGAAGACCATGGAGGTGACTTCAGTATCCATAGAGCTGGAAAAGAACTTCAGCAATTTTCCCCGACAGTACTTTGCCCTAAGGAAAATCCTTAAACAGCTAATTG CGGATGTGACCCTGGACCCTGAGACAGCTCATCCTAACCTAGTCCTGTCAGAGGATCGTAAGAGCGTCAAGTTCGTGGAGACAAGACTCCGGGATCTCCCTGACACACCAAGGCGTTTCACCTTCTACCCTTGCGTCCTGGCTACTGAGGGTTTCACCTCAGGTCGACActactgggaggtggaggtgggcgacAAGACCCACTGGGCAGTGGGTGTATGCCGGGACTCCGTGAGCCGAAAGGGCGAGTTGACTCCACTCCCTGAGACTGGCTACTGGCGGGTGCGGCTATGGAATGGGGACAAATatgcagccaccaccacacctttTACCCCTTTGCACATCAAGGTGAAACCCAAGCGGGTAGGCATATTCCTAGACTATGAGGCCGGCACACTGTCTTTCTACAATGTCACAGACCGCTCTCATATCTACACCTTCACTGATACTTTTACTGAGAAACTTTGGCCCCTCTTCTACCCAGGCATCCGGGCTGGACGGAAGAATGCTGCACCACTTACCATCAGGCCCCCAACAGATTGGGAGTGA
- the TRIM39 gene encoding E3 ubiquitin-protein ligase TRIM39 isoform 2 (isoform 2 is encoded by transcript variant 4) codes for MAETSLLEAGASAASTAAALENLQVEASCSVCLEYLKEPVIIECGHNFCKACITRWWEDLERDFPCPVCRKTSRYRSLRPNRQLGSMVEIAKQLQAVKRKIRDESLCPQHHEALSLFCYEDQEAVCLICAISHTHRAHTVVPLDDATQEYKEKLQKCLEPLEQKLQEITRCKSSEEKKPGELKRLVESRRQQILREFEELHRRLDEEQQVLLSRLEEEEQDILQRLRENAAHLGDKRRDLAHLAAEVEGKCLQSGFEMLKDVKSTLEKCEKVKTMEVTSVSIELEKNFSNFPRQYFALRKILKQLIADVTLDPETAHPNLVLSEDRKSVKFVETRLRDLPDTPRRFTFYPCVLATEGFTSGRHYWEVEVGDKTHWAVGVCRDSVSRKGELTPLPETGYWRVRLWNGDKYAATTTPFTPLHIKVKPKRVGIFLDYEAGTLSFYNVTDRSHIYTFTDTFTEKLWPLFYPGIRAGRKNAAPLTIRPPTDWE; via the exons ATGGCAGAGACAAGTCTGTTAGAGGCTGGGGCCTCTGCAGCCTCTACAGCTGCGGCTTTGGAGAACTTACAGGTGGAGGCGAGCTGCTCTGTGTGCCTGGAGTATCTGAAGGAACCTGTCATCATTGAGTGTGGGCACAACTTCTGCAAAGCTTGCATCACCCGCTGGTGGGAGGACCTAGAGAGGGACTTCCCTTGTCCTGTCTGTCGAAAGACATCCCGCTACCGCAGTCTCCGACCTAATCGGCAACTAGGCAGTATGGTGGAAATTGCCAAGCAGCTCCAGGCCGTCAAGCGGAAGATCCGGGATGAGAGCCTCTGCCCCCAACACCATGAGGCCCTCAGCCTTTTCTGTTATGAGGACCAGGAGGCTGTATGCTTGATATGTGCAATTTCCCACACCCACCGGGCCCACACCGTTGTGCCACTGGACGATGCTACACAGGAGTACAAG GAAAAACTGCAGAAGTGTCTGGAGCCCCTGGAACAGAAGCTGCAGGAGATCACTCGCTGCAAGTCCTCTGAGGAGAAGAAGCCTGGTGAGCTCAAG AGACTAGTGGAAAGTCGCCGACAGCAGATCTTGAGGGAGTTTGAAGAGCTTCATAGGCGGCTGGATGAAGAGCAGCAGGTGTTGCTTTCACGACTGGAAGAAGAGGAACAGGACATTCTGCAGCGACTCCGAGAAAATGCTGCTCACCTTGGGGACAAGCGCCGGGACCTGGCCCACTTGGCTGCCGAGGTGGAGGGCAAGTGCTTACAGTCAGGCTTCGAGATGCTTAAG gATGTCAAAAGTACCCTGGAAAA ATGTGAAAAGGTGAAGACCATGGAGGTGACTTCAGTATCCATAGAGCTGGAAAAGAACTTCAGCAATTTTCCCCGACAGTACTTTGCCCTAAGGAAAATCCTTAAACAGCTAATTG CGGATGTGACCCTGGACCCTGAGACAGCTCATCCTAACCTAGTCCTGTCAGAGGATCGTAAGAGCGTCAAGTTCGTGGAGACAAGACTCCGGGATCTCCCTGACACACCAAGGCGTTTCACCTTCTACCCTTGCGTCCTGGCTACTGAGGGTTTCACCTCAGGTCGACActactgggaggtggaggtgggcgacAAGACCCACTGGGCAGTGGGTGTATGCCGGGACTCCGTGAGCCGAAAGGGCGAGTTGACTCCACTCCCTGAGACTGGCTACTGGCGGGTGCGGCTATGGAATGGGGACAAATatgcagccaccaccacacctttTACCCCTTTGCACATCAAGGTGAAACCCAAGCGGGTAGGCATATTCCTAGACTATGAGGCCGGCACACTGTCTTTCTACAATGTCACAGACCGCTCTCATATCTACACCTTCACTGATACTTTTACTGAGAAACTTTGGCCCCTCTTCTACCCAGGCATCCGGGCTGGACGGAAGAATGCTGCACCACTTACCATCAGGCCCCCAACAGATTGGGAGTGA
- the RPP21 gene encoding ribonuclease P protein subunit p21 isoform 1 (isoform 1 is encoded by transcript variant 1; The RefSeq protein has 1 substitution compared to this genomic sequence), with the protein MAGPVKDREAFQRLNFLYQAAHCVLAQDPENQALARFYCYTERTIAKRLVLRRPLSSSAPRDPSVKRTLCRGCSSLLVPGLTCTQRQRRCRGQRWTVQTCLTCQRSQRFLNDPGHLLWGDRPEAQLGSQADSKPLQPLPNTAHSISDRLPEEKMQTQGSSNQ; encoded by the exons ATGGCGGGGCCGGTGAAGGACCGCGAGGCCTTCCAGAGGCTCAACTTCCTGTACCAG GCCGCCCATTGTGTCCTTGCCCAGGACCCCGAGAACCAGGCGCTGGCGAGGTTTTACTGCTACACTGAGAGGACCATTGCGAAGCGGCTCGTCTTGCGGCG ACCACTATCCTCCTCCGCCCCCAGGGATCCCTCGGTGAAGAGGACTCTCTGTCGAGGCTGCTCTTCCCTCCTCGTCCCGGGCCTCACCTGCACCCACCGCCAGAGAC GCTGCAGGGGACAGCGCTGGACCGTACAGACCTGCCTAACATGCCAGCGCAGCCAACGCTTCCTCAATGATCCCGGGCATTTACTCTGGGGAGACAGGCCTGAGGCCCAGCTCGGGAGCCAAGCAG ATTCCAAACCACTACAACCCTTGCCAAACACAGCCCACTCCATTTCAGACCGCCTTCCTGAGGAGAAAATGCAGACTCAGGGTTCCAGTAACCAGTGA
- the RPP21 gene encoding ribonuclease P protein subunit p21 isoform 3 (isoform 3 is encoded by transcript variant 3; The RefSeq protein has 1 substitution compared to this genomic sequence): protein MAGPVKDREAFQRLNFLYQAAHCVLAQDPENQALARFYCYTERTIAKRLVLRRDPSVKRTLCRGCSSLLVPGLTCTQRQRRCRGQRWTVQTCLTCQRSQRFLNDPGHLLWGDRPEAQLGSQAGERFQTTTTLAKHSPLHFRPPS from the exons ATGGCGGGGCCGGTGAAGGACCGCGAGGCCTTCCAGAGGCTCAACTTCCTGTACCAG GCCGCCCATTGTGTCCTTGCCCAGGACCCCGAGAACCAGGCGCTGGCGAGGTTTTACTGCTACACTGAGAGGACCATTGCGAAGCGGCTCGTCTTGCGGCG GGATCCCTCGGTGAAGAGGACTCTCTGTCGAGGCTGCTCTTCCCTCCTCGTCCCGGGCCTCACCTGCACCCACCGCCAGAGAC GCTGCAGGGGACAGCGCTGGACCGTACAGACCTGCCTAACATGCCAGCGCAGCCAACGCTTCCTCAATGATCCCGGGCATTTACTCTGGGGAGACAGGCCTGAGGCCCAGCTCGGGAGCCAAGCAGGTGAGAG ATTCCAAACCACTACAACCCTTGCCAAACACAGCCCACTCCATTTCAGACCGCCTTCCTGA
- the TRIM39-RPP21 gene encoding TRIM39-RPP21 protein (The RefSeq protein has 1 substitution compared to this genomic sequence), producing the protein MAETSLLEAGASAASTAAALENLQVEASCSVCLEYLKEPVIIECGHNFCKACITRWWEDLERDFPCPVCRKTSRYRSLRPNRQLGSMVEIAKQLQAVKRKIRDESLCPQHHEALSLFCYEDQEAVCLICAISHTHRAHTVVPLDDATQEYKEKLQKCLEPLEQKLQEITRCKSSEEKKPGELKRLVESRRQQILREFEELHRRLDEEQQVLLSRLEEEEQDILQRLRENAAHLGDKRRDLAHLAAEVEGKCLQSGFEMLKDVKSTLEKCEKVKTMEVTSVSIELEKNFSNFPRQYFALRKILKQLIADVTLDPETAHPNLVLSEDRKSVKFVETRLRDLPDTPRRFTFYPCVLATEGFTSGRHYWEVEAAHCVLAQDPENQALARFYCYTERTIAKRLVLRRDPSVKRTLCRGCSSLLVPGLTCTQRQRRCRGQRWTVQTCLTCQRSQRFLNDPGHLLWGDRPEAQLGSQADSKPLQPLPNTAHSISDRLPEEKMQTQGSSNQ; encoded by the exons ATGGCAGAGACAAGTCTGTTAGAGGCTGGGGCCTCTGCAGCCTCTACAGCTGCGGCTTTGGAGAACTTACAGGTGGAGGCGAGCTGCTCTGTGTGCCTGGAGTATCTGAAGGAACCTGTCATCATTGAGTGTGGGCACAACTTCTGCAAAGCTTGCATCACCCGCTGGTGGGAGGACCTAGAGAGGGACTTCCCTTGTCCTGTCTGTCGAAAGACATCCCGCTACCGCAGTCTCCGACCTAATCGGCAACTAGGCAGTATGGTGGAAATTGCCAAGCAGCTCCAGGCCGTCAAGCGGAAGATCCGGGATGAGAGCCTCTGCCCCCAACACCATGAGGCCCTCAGCCTTTTCTGTTATGAGGACCAGGAGGCTGTATGCTTGATATGTGCAATTTCCCACACCCACCGGGCCCACACCGTTGTGCCACTGGACGATGCTACACAGGAGTACAAG GAAAAACTGCAGAAGTGTCTGGAGCCCCTGGAACAGAAGCTGCAGGAGATCACTCGCTGCAAGTCCTCTGAGGAGAAGAAGCCTGGTGAGCTCAAG AGACTAGTGGAAAGTCGCCGACAGCAGATCTTGAGGGAGTTTGAAGAGCTTCATAGGCGGCTGGATGAAGAGCAGCAGGTGTTGCTTTCACGACTGGAAGAAGAGGAACAGGACATTCTGCAGCGACTCCGAGAAAATGCTGCTCACCTTGGGGACAAGCGCCGGGACCTGGCCCACTTGGCTGCCGAGGTGGAGGGCAAGTGCTTACAGTCAGGCTTCGAGATGCTTAAG gATGTCAAAAGTACCCTGGAAAA ATGTGAAAAGGTGAAGACCATGGAGGTGACTTCAGTATCCATAGAGCTGGAAAAGAACTTCAGCAATTTTCCCCGACAGTACTTTGCCCTAAGGAAAATCCTTAAACAGCTAATTG CGGATGTGACCCTGGACCCTGAGACAGCTCATCCTAACCTAGTCCTGTCAGAGGATCGTAAGAGCGTCAAGTTCGTGGAGACAAGACTCCGGGATCTCCCTGACACACCAAGGCGTTTCACCTTCTACCCTTGCGTCCTGGCTACTGAGGGTTTCACCTCAGGTCGACActactgggaggtggag GCCGCCCATTGTGTCCTTGCCCAGGACCCCGAGAACCAGGCGCTGGCGAGGTTTTACTGCTACACTGAGAGGACCATTGCGAAGCGGCTCGTCTTGCGGCG GGATCCCTCGGTGAAGAGGACTCTCTGTCGAGGCTGCTCTTCCCTCCTCGTCCCGGGCCTCACCTGCACCCACCGCCAGAGAC GCTGCAGGGGACAGCGCTGGACCGTACAGACCTGCCTAACATGCCAGCGCAGCCAACGCTTCCTCAATGATCCCGGGCATTTACTCTGGGGAGACAGGCCTGAGGCCCAGCTCGGGAGCCAAGCAG ATTCCAAACCACTACAACCCTTGCCAAACACAGCCCACTCCATTTCAGACCGCCTTCCTGAGGAGAAAATGCAGACTCAGGGTTCCAGTAACCAGTGA